The following proteins are encoded in a genomic region of Bacillus sp. FJAT-22090:
- a CDS encoding tetratricopeptide repeat protein — MEKMMPFIQAMEEGDTEKLGTIVDRFLIEGNPDEHYELADLLSQYGYTEEAIKILEHLQYLFPEESQLKIDQAQLCLEMDREDEALNLLTSIDKSSEAYPQALLTLADYYQMIGLYEVAEQKINEAIGLIPNEPLLLYAKGELLFETGRYLEAARIMEELLPQKNTLQGVDLPLKLAEIYSAGAAYEEAIPYYADALKTEVAPDVLFHAAYASFQVRHYETAIKYLENLLEIDPDYFSGYMLLAESNAMLEKNEEALKVITEGIARDEFEKEYYLFAGKISLKLGKVKEAESFLREAIALDPEYMDAIFTLTSLFATEERDEELVDLYEDLKKENFEWSSMYPFLASAFDRLEIYEKAYEFYKLAYTDHKDDAQFLEKYVYFLLEDGKREEALEVVALLQKLEPENSTWFEMVE; from the coding sequence ATGGAGAAAATGATGCCTTTTATCCAAGCGATGGAGGAAGGGGATACGGAGAAGCTAGGAACAATAGTGGATCGTTTTTTAATCGAAGGAAATCCAGATGAACACTACGAACTTGCTGATTTATTATCCCAATACGGTTACACAGAAGAAGCAATAAAAATTTTAGAGCATCTTCAATATTTATTTCCAGAGGAAAGTCAATTAAAAATAGACCAAGCACAGCTATGTTTAGAGATGGATCGAGAAGATGAAGCATTAAACTTGTTAACAAGTATTGATAAATCAAGTGAAGCATATCCTCAAGCATTGCTTACTTTAGCCGACTACTATCAAATGATAGGATTATATGAAGTTGCGGAACAAAAAATAAATGAGGCAATTGGATTAATACCAAATGAACCATTATTGCTCTACGCTAAAGGTGAACTATTATTTGAAACTGGAAGATATTTAGAAGCAGCTAGGATAATGGAAGAATTATTGCCACAGAAGAATACATTGCAAGGAGTCGACTTGCCTTTGAAGCTTGCGGAAATATATAGTGCAGGAGCCGCATATGAAGAGGCAATTCCTTATTATGCAGACGCCTTAAAGACTGAGGTTGCTCCAGACGTTTTATTTCATGCAGCATATGCTTCTTTTCAAGTACGACATTATGAAACGGCAATTAAGTATTTAGAAAATTTACTTGAAATAGATCCTGATTATTTTTCTGGTTATATGTTACTGGCAGAATCGAATGCCATGTTGGAAAAGAATGAAGAAGCGTTAAAAGTAATTACTGAGGGCATTGCAAGAGATGAATTTGAAAAAGAATATTATTTATTTGCCGGTAAAATTTCTCTTAAATTGGGTAAAGTGAAAGAAGCAGAGTCATTTTTACGTGAAGCCATTGCACTAGATCCTGAATATATGGATGCAATATTTACGCTTACCTCACTGTTTGCAACAGAAGAACGTGACGAGGAATTAGTTGATTTATATGAGGATCTTAAAAAAGAGAACTTTGAATGGTCTTCCATGTATCCATTTTTAGCTTCAGCATTCGACCGATTAGAAATTTACGAAAAAGCATACGAATTTTATAAGTTAGCATATACTGACCATAAGGACGATGCACAATTTTTAGAGAAATACGTATACTTCCTTTTGGAAGACGGAAAAAGAGAAGAAGCACTAGAAGTAGTGGCTTTACTACAGAAATTAGAACCTGAAAATAGTACTTGGTTTGAAATGGTTGAATAA